The following nucleotide sequence is from Sander lucioperca isolate FBNREF2018 chromosome 19, SLUC_FBN_1.2, whole genome shotgun sequence.
ACATACTAACATTACATACTTACTTGTTGTTATTAACTCTTGTAAAGGATTTTTGGCAGGAGAGGCATTTTTTCCATCCCTGGAAAAGATAAAATACTGATTAGGTTTAAAAGGCCAGTGTCCTTGTGGAAAATGAAGCCTGACTTGTTTTCTAGTGTCTCACTTTGAGAACAGGAGAACGTTGTTGGCAGGGGCAAAACTGACTCTCCTTGAATTCCTTTTTTCCACTGGTTTGGCACACTCCACCTAagtgaaaataaagtaaaaattcAAACCATAAACAAATGTATTACCACCGAGTTGTATCCTTAAGGTGAGAATTGATACTTCAAAATATATAGTACGGTTGGAGCTTaaatttaattacatttaaaagcCCCAATTTTACATATAAAATGTTTAAGCCATCCAGTTACCACGTTTTCCTGTTGCACTGGGTCAGAGAATTTCATTGATGATCTCTGTGGAGCTTTCaaaatctaaaaatgaaaaattgcaGTCATTATGGTTCAGGTCAATGAtttgttcagattttttttttttattttcttttaaagtgtAAATACTTTgtcaataaaattattttttagcaCTGACCGAAGAAATGCGCCGCTTGGTGAATCCACTGCCTTCACTGTAACACAGAGGATGAAACACAGTATTCAGCTCCGGTGTATGTGCATGTAGGATGTTAGGTaatatcagtccttccagaaaaatgcggagtttttttctgattgttgtgggcaaaaatccttgattatgcggcacgttttcttaaaaaatgcgatggaatatgctggatatttatgcaattttatgcgatgaaattgcgggaacttgcaaaaacgtggtttcatcatggcttcatcgcggggtttgcagcttttcgatgatgttcacgtcaaacgttcccatggcaacaggggaaaatggctgctcttgtgtgaagtaaacgcaacatttttcaactttctgctaagatatatgtgacttttttgcaacgaaaatgcggggattatgaaatcatgcaaacctcgcatattttgtgcggaaatcagcaatttatgcggcgtatttgaaaaaaatgcagcccccgcataaatatgcggactttggctgattatgcattgaattatgcgatcgcataatcacgtttttctggagggactgtaatATGTAGTCTGCTTTGAGGTTCAGGCACAAAGCACATGTGACTGCTTTCTCACAACATATAACATAATTGTCACTCACTCATTCTTGGCAGGATCCAGAGGCTCCATTTTCAACTGTGAACAAAGGAAAACAGAGCTTGATACAGCAACTCACAGATTCTGCCATATATGATTAAATTTAAGCCTTTTCAGTGACATATATGCAACATTTGCCTGACCTTTCTTCATATTTAGCTTGGGCATTCAATTAACAACCAaagatatgattttttttttggtggaatAACTGGTAGATCAGGTGTGGTGTGCAAGGTTGACTTAGACCagtgatcttcaacagggggtccgcaACCCCTAGATGGTCCTCAGAGTCATTGCAGGGGTGGGGGtcgcaaaattgtttaatacttttttgaacgcaaaattaaaatatgtctgaaaatataaacatgaatccaacatattattagcaaagataaatcggCCTATTCCTTAAAAACAACCTCAACAACATTGACGATATGGTTACTTGTCTGTAAagtagccactatggtagccataaGTTAAGCTTATGGATTCACTGTTtgacataaaaacatgatgatatatgaatatgtaaattattattgttttaatagcttagtattgtaggGCACCATAAAATGGCATGTGTATACACTTAAGGCCaacctacacgttattgtaggcccagtttattatgcaactcaaatgtatacaatagaATACATGTATTAGGGTGTCGCTGCTCATCTCTCTTTCAGGTTAGGGGCCCTTGGcctaaataatgttgaagacccctgactTAGACTATTCTTCAGAAGCCATGATAAGTTTGCCAAGTttgcttgtttatttatttatttatttatttatttaagaagggacaacaatgcacattaattaaAATGAGCATTTGTGTCCAatatgtaaatgtgccagatttagccatAGCTACATGCTAATTTTTATCTGCAATCAGGGGCAGGTTGATgacattaaaagaaaacatacaaGAGCACGTAAACACATAAGCACAGATACAGAACACACATAGCACAATAAAAGCATATACACATTAAGCACAATCAAAGCTTACAAAGTTTTAACTTCATCAAGATTATGCAACATTCGCCGCTTATTGTATTTGGAAAATCGCACCAAACTTCATTCAAAAAAATCGGTCAATTTCTTAAGTTAAGCGAAATAGCAAATAGACGTTAGCTGGATATGCATTTCCTTTATGTCAGCAAAACAATTTTCCTCCAAAATATTTAATGACTTCCTATTTATCTTCATTCATTACAGAAAACAAGCTGACCTCGCTAGCAAGgatgaaaacatttattttagtgtagctaacgttaacgttaacattacacCATAGTTAACGCTAACGTCTGTCTGCCATTGACAATACGAACATTTAAAATAACTGAACACCAGACACCAAACACCAAAGAAGCATACGGCGCATACCTTGTAGTTGTAAAGAGCTTAATTCCTCGTGTTTTACGACGGATACGGCTGTGTTCTTCTTAATTTACGTTAACTTAAAATACTTTTCATGTCACTTATTTTTTTAGCTCGGTCGATTAGCTCCAGCTAACGTCAACGAGCCTCGATCAGATGTGGCTATAATGCTAACGTCTTTAGTTTTGAATTTAGCCGCCTCCACGCATGCGCATTCCACTATTCTACTTTTTCGATTCCGCGGCTTCAGTTAGCTAGTGCAGTAAAGTCAGAGACGGTTTAGAGGATTTTTGGTAAAGTTAACTTAACATATCCACACATAAAAAAGAATACATACAACGCTTAGCTCGACTTAATCAAGAAATACAAACCTCCTGACGACCAGAAGTAAAACGTAGTTTTCTTCATACAGGAAATAGCGTATTTAAACCGGAATTGATCATAGAGGGCGGGACGTTTTTAAATTGAGGCTCGGTTTTGACTGTTGACAAGTCTCGTCGTTTTTAACTTATCCATAAAGGTAGGTAGTTGATGTTGTGTTATTGATCCATTTCACACATATGTGTATGTTTCAGGTATGTTGAACGTTTAACTAGCACCTAAGATCAGCTGATTAGACGCTTGatatgttacttttttttacagttttgcgCCGAATGTTGTATTTGGAAAGAagcaccaaactccattcaaaatCCGTCCATTTTTATGTTCCGCGTAATATCACATATATAGGGTTCGGTAATCCATGATTGGATGATGATTGGATCTTTAGAATACCCATAAGCAGGACATGTTTGGAATTGTAGTTAAACGCCTGCTGGTTCAGTAAAGATTTCCAGGAATGACTAAACGATAGTAAATCAGATTATTTCTTCATACAGGTGCCTTTGGGGATTGTTCTACCTTTCTGTCATTGTATTAATCGCACAACAGATTGTCAGCAAATTGAGCAATGTCTTCAAAAATTCCAAGAGGTGAGCATATTAGCTGTATTTTTGGCGATTATATTAATGTGTATCTTAATTTTATATACAGTAGTCAAACCTGATGTCTGATTAACAATATTCTGTGTTTTCCAGGCGTGCAGTTACCTGCAGGAACGAAAAAAAGCGGTCATAAACCTGAATCCAGAGATACAGCAACTGTATCTGCATCAGCAAATGCTGCCCAAAAATCAGATGGTATCCTTAAACCTCAAAATGAAAACGTGCCAAAGTAAGACCTTTCTAATCAACACTATACTCTATGTGTTTGCTTTACAGTCAACGttattgaattgcatttttcacttttgtcttCCAGACATCtttttgctccaaaggttcACAAAGGGTAAGACATATATTTTATTGCATATCCTGAACATATTGTGGGCTTTAGCCTTTTTTTCATAACTTTATGTTGCACCTGTCTGTAGGATCTCCACCAGGTATGGGCAACAGGCAGAGCTGAAGGAGCAAAATCAGCATCTGATGGCTACCAATGAGGAGCTGCAGAAAAAcctcacagagacacaggtgCAGGGATGGATTTTGATAAAAATGTGTAGGATTGTAACATAACAACGTATTTTTGTTTATACTCCTGGCAGGAGATGTTCACTTGTCTTTGTTGTCCACTGCAATTGTACATCATTTCTTTCCTTGTTATATTGCAGCAAAGAGTAGCTGAGTTGGAGCTGCAGTACAGCCACCTTGAAAAAGAGAATACAGAGGTACAGAAAAACCTGAAGGACTGTCACGTGCTCCTCGTCTCAGCCAATATAGACCCAGGTGAATATGTATCACCATTTTCATAATGTGCTTTTTCTTGGCTTAAGTTCAGTTGTTGCTTGATGGAAAACATTgctttcattttcagttttagGAAAAATTGTTGGGGAAGCTTCACGAAACAATGAAGATCAAAGAAAAGAAGTTATGGTGCGTATACTTTATTTCAGTTTACTTGATGTTATATGCACAgtcatgttttatttatcatatgctttatcaaactttttttttttatcagactCCCACAAATAACTACAAACATGCACTTGTTATATGCCACATAACCACACAATtaaagaaaagtgacaaaagaaaTGTTACTTGTTTTAGAATTTTAAATATAGACTATACTTGAATCCTACACATAAAGGGTTACAGTCTTTTGGCTATCATAGGCAGTGCCAACTATTAAATGCATATATTTTATTGTCTCCATTTCAGAGTGTCTCCACAGACCTGCTGAATGAATTAAAAGCGTTTGGAGACACTGCATCACAGCAACGTGCTCGGCTAGAGGTGAGTCACACTCCTTCGTATATTGGCCAATGTAACTTTGCTATTTCTTGTGGTAAATTTAAGGGATGGTTggagtgtttttaaatgttcctCATTTTGCACACTTATAGGAAATCCAAGCAACAATGACAGAACTCACTAAAGCACTGCAACATATAAAGCAGGAAAGGGAGAACTTTTCGCTGGAGGCTGCTGAAATGGAACAAGCTCTCAAGGAAGCAGAAGCTCTTTTGttgtaaaagtaataataatttccCAACTTAAAATAAGTTTTAAAAAATAGTATATATATTGATGCATaatgtatgttttaatgtttgggTAACTGAAACTGAATAAAAGATTCTTATTTCCACACTTTCATCTTTTCATATTTCGAAGTGTTAAAACGTAGTAGTAGTCTATCCACAACTATAGATATTTTGTATATCTGTGGAAGATCAGAGGGCCTTGAAGAAGTACTTACTCATTCAAAATCATTCCATTAAAAAATTTGTCATTACAATACATTTTGCATTACAAAAAGTCATTAATTCAACTGCATGACACACCCTTTTATGATCCTTAGCTACTGAATGAAATTGTTCAAACCAAATTCTGATCCTAAGATAACCTAAACAAAACATACAAGGAATAATATGTAGTATTGAAGCAATTTCCCTATACACACTAATGACTATCAAATATGTCATGAAAGATGCATTTTACAAAGTCATACATCAGTACACTTTCCAGTTAATTCTTAGTACTTGCTTGTAGTCTCAAGTTACTTCAAACTGACCTTTTCATCACTCTTTGGTCCCAATTCGtctttcagggttttttttttttttctggtggaTCGGTGTAGGGGTTCGCAAAGATGTCCAGGCTGGTTTTAACAGTGTTGGTGCTGACTGAGTTTTTATTACTGCTCGCACCACCGGTTGTGTCTCCTGTGTGGCTGGTGTTATAGTAGTAGATGAACAGGAAGAAACCTGCCGGGCAAAGACAGATCAGGTCACTCATAGGGACAATATGAGCCTAGGAAATGTAATTTTTAGTTTATCGCTAGTTTACACTCATTGCTCATGTAGTTGGGTTTTATTTTCACAGTTATCCATCCTTTTACTCCCATTGAATATGCCTTAATTTGCTTCTCAGGTTTAAATGCAGTTAGTGGTggaataatacaataatattgtaataacCACTGAAACAAAGTAACTACTGTAGCcatcaaatgttttttgttgcattAAACAAGTATTGTGCTTTTGTGCCCCCATTAATTACCCtgcattcatatttttttttcctcttggtGCCAGtggaacaagctgtaaacaccttataaagttgatatggcaaacttgttagcaaacagtttacACATCAAGGAGATATAGAGCAACATTAAAATTCACTTGGAGTTGTGTCTCTGGCTACCTGGTGAATTAAGTCCAATGTTCACATTCTTTCCACTAAAGCTGCTAAGCGctacattattttttacaagcTAGTCTCCTTTTTGTCCGTCTgccgtttggtgctgagcaggtagcaaACAGTAAATTGATGAgagtatttcgttaaaaaacaTCTGCCTGCTGCAGCCAGAAAGGGTGCTAATGAGAGCTGTAAGAGtcaaccaaaacagtaaagttgcagaCCATAAATTAGGGCCGATTCAGGTGAAAAATAACTGTCACTACGAGTGACCCCTTTCACATACAAATCCACATATACACTCAGAGTCCAATTGATTAGGTACACCTGTACAGTCTAATGCAATTAAATGCAAAAGCTCTGCCATAAATTCTACCTTGCTGAAGATTATGATGTTCAGTTTTTCTTGACATTGTCGGGAATGTGTAAATTATATGTTGAGGTTGTGGTTTGCGATGGTGTTGTAATTGATGACATCATATTGAGAGGTTTATTGagattggtttattttttttgccctCCCTATTCCTATACATGAGGGGAGCAGACtattagaaacacctctcaGTATAATGCAGTCCAGTACAATACCACCACTAACTATGACCTCAATGCtaaaaaatataatgaaataacaCCTCCAGTGTCAAAAAACCCTGCAGAACAGTTGTATTGGATTGTACAGGTGTACCTCAAAgtggccactgagtgtaaatacatacatatatttcaCATACACAGAATAAGATAATCTGTATGAAGATATTAATTATCCTGTGAGTAAAAACATACTTACATGAGCAGTGAGTAAAAAACGGGATTCAAATAAGTTATTTAAAAAGATACAGATTAATACATTGAACAATTATTATCACAGTTGTGGAAACCTTGGAAAGAATTGAGGACTGTGAAAATGTAGTAGGAGGGGATCCGGAGGACACCGTAGGCGAAGAAGGCAAAACCCCAAGTGATACCCAGCATGCAACAGAGTCCCAGGATGATTACAATCTTTTTGCCATGTGTGCTCGTTTGTCCGGTTCTTGTTCTCTTGAGAAAGAAGAGCCAGGACAGTATGATGATGAAGGTAGTGAAGGTGAAGATGAAGACCAAAACATAGTAGCCTATGTTAACAATGTAGTGCACCAAATTGTCGGTTATCCAGCACCTTTGGAACAGAAAGACATGTCAGTAAAGGACAGGAAATGTGTCTCTATTGTATGATTctatatattaaatatgtaaTACACAGACTCACATGGCCGCGGTTTGTTCACTGTCATTAGTGTGAATGACTTGTTCACCATATTTTCCTAAAATGAGCAGTACAATCACAACTACACTTGGTAGTACTGtgaatggaaaaaagaaaattgaccAACCAAACACAGACTTTCAAATGTCATGTCCACATTCAGATCAAACAGCAGAAAATAATGACGTGTACTGTACTCACCCCAACTGACAATGGAGACTTTGAGTATGTAGCGACGGATTACAATCTGGCCCCCAGTGTATATCTGCAAGCAGAGGTGGAAGGCCTGCACAGCAAACCAAGTGAAAGTGGCCAACATGAAGTAGTGCATGAGAGCTGCCATGATCTTACAACCCACAGAATTCTTCATATTTGCCACAAAGTTGTTGATTAGGAAAGTGAAGTTAAGCAGGCACATGGCTGAAACCAGGTGGATGAGAATCCTTGTGGCATTGCTGGCCTTGGTCTTCCTGTTAGGAGAGATGAACAGAGAAGTCATGCTAtgttatattttttcttttgattgTAAATAGACAAATTAtcatattttatacattttgaaCAAAGAATCAGGCTTTTAATTGAATGACATAATATGGATTTGATAATTAGTACATTGTTTAACTCATATCTTGCACTGGTTACAGCTTCTCAAACATGGTAATGTTCAGCTTTTTTCTGctttatataattgtaaattCAATGCCTTTTTGGTTTTTGGACTGtcagaaaaaaactaatttgaggtactttacttgattaTCTACATTTCATGACACTTTACTCAACTGCACAATACCTTACTTACTTCCGGTATTGTACTTGTACTCCAATACTACCaatactactaatactactaagCTAAAGTAAAGACACTAATTACTTCCTCCGCCTCTTTAGTCATTGCAATATATCATTGTCTCATTAGTTGATATAGTATTAATGGAAAAGGAGCGAGCTGATGTTAGTCAGAATTGTCATCACAGAAGTCTATTGACGGAAAGAGACAGATAGGATCTTCTTTTATTTTCATAAGGCATTCATTGGGTACATAACACAGTGGTTTCCATAGCACTCTTACAATGAAGCAACTATTCAACAGTCTCGTTTCCCTGCTGTGAATGTTTAAAATAACCTACCACAGTGTTCTGCTGTTCTGGAAAGGAAGGCTTATTTACATAAACTTTCTCTACATTAACCGCAGAGAAACAAAATAGTAAAGTATCGACCAGAGATGTTTTTTTCGTTTACTTGTATAGTATACACTTTGCAATAGAGATACAAAGTtagtattaaagtgctcatattatgctcattttcaggttcataattgtatttagaggtcgtaccagaataggtttacatgatttagttttcaaaaaacaccatatttatgttgtactacacattgctgcagctcctcttttcaccctgtgtgttgagctctctgttttagctacagagtaagacatctcacttctgtaccatctttgttgggagtcgcacatgcacagtacctaGGTCAGCACTATAAGCCAGTCAGAAGTAGAGTATGAGgttgtgccacgctagcagctaggcgagcattataacgtgttagaAAGTGACGTtcgtcatggaagtaaaggctggactagaatagagctgtttggagcagtttgtgaacagtgttttctgttggagatggtaagtccctttggggtggatttttggctttttcactttgtaaacctataacatgcacaaacaagatatataacacactaaaggaaagggaaaaagccaaacagcataatatgagcactttaagacttaAGCACCTGTGTGTCAACGATTCAGAAAAACATGGTGGTAACAGGGAATTGATTTCTACCGCCTTGATCTCTTTTTATTTGTTCACTCTGTTTTTACTAATTGTGATTAAAACTAAACTTTCTTTGAACTTTCTTCTAGCAGGCAAATCACCTGAGTACTCATATCTCTCCATGACAATATTTTAACAACCTAGACGTAACATGGTTTTCAGTTAAAAAATGGTGGATATTATTTAGTTAAgtccagttttttttaaactatatttAAATTGGACTCATTTTTGGCCAACCATCAATTACTTAATAGATAAATGATTTAGTAATTCTACGACAGAATATTGTGAAGATTTTGAAACAGCATGtagacctttattttgaaataaagcTAACACTTTATTCTACGTGGGCGTAATATCCCATAGTTtgttgggggggaaaaaaacactatttAATCTGAAACTAATTATGGAGACATGTTATAATTACCTCAGCAGGAAGTGCATGAAGAGGACTATGCAGAGGAAGAACATGGACAAGCCACAGCCAACTTGGGTGATGATGGTGAGGTTGTTCAGGTCGGAAGTAGATATGGTTTCATTAAGAGGACTCTGCAAAAAGCAAAAGTGGAATACTTTATCACAGGGATTGGCATTGGTAATCAGGATGGTTTATGATGAATTTCATTACGGAGGggggaaataaaaaatgaagtAGCAATCAAGACAGGTAATACAGAGGAATGTCTACATATTTGTATTCCACTGGGAATGTCAATTGAAAGGATGAAGCTTAGTTTGTCATGATTATATTATAAAAGACGTAAAACTCACCATTAAGAtagcaaaaaatgtcaaatgcgAACACTCGCATGTAATGTTCTGTCCATCATGTATTGTCAGACATCCGTCATCGGTCCAGTTTGGTTGACTCCCtagaagacagaaacagagcaTGCAAGTCGAGCAGAGCTGAAACGACAACACGACTGAAACATCAAAGCTCCAGTCAGGTTTAATCTCATTTTCCCCAATGTTGGCCAGAATTTCGCTGGTTAGATGTTTTGTACTCATGATGAGAGTAAtacctttcttcttcttttaattttttttttctttctttttctctctttctttctctctcttctctcgaaaaaaaatcacaattaaaCACGTGTGCACATTGCACAGTTCCAAACTTACAAAAGTGTACTTTGACCACTCAAGTCTACATTGTGTCACgtgataaaaacaaaactttaaTAGACAAACAGGAACAACAACCATAAGTCAAAAgaagttaaattaaaaaaagaaaaaaaaaaaaaaaatctcgtAGTCATTTCATATAATCATTCCAAAAATGATATATCAAATGACTGCTTTATCAATTAAATGTAAGATAGTCTCATTGTATTACAGTTTTAGCTCACATTACGAGGTTTACATTAGTCAGCATTCAATTCTTCTTCATTTTAGAAGAtaatttttgggcttttttggcctttatttgataggacaggaaagaggggagagaaagTGGTCGGCCACTGCAGTAAGGACTGACTAGACCTTTGATGTAAATTTACAGCTAAAGTCTCACAGTAtcttactgttttaatgttatacaggatcatactgtaaatggcaatgcattcttcgagaaaataataatattacagcaCTATCGGTGAATGTCACAGATAacaggtatttactgttaataccaatgcatcttgggaaaatatcaaatcaatcaatcaaattgtatttctatagcacatttcatacaaATTAATGTAACACAATGTGCTTCGTACAAAAGCGACATAAAATAAAACTTTGTACAATTATACAgagtaaaatatatacaaaacatgtatagaacacgcacacacacacgcacgcacacacccatGCACCTCAGAAAGCAGATTAGGCTTTGTTCACCAGCGAAGCTTGATAAAAATGTTTGCAGCCTTGTGCAGTGCCCCTTCAATATACATTTAGGTGTCCTAATAACGATGCCTATTGCTGTTTATCTTGCAAgttcagccatcattcatttaattatttacacCTGCCTGTGAAAAAGGTATATTCTAGGCTTCAGAGGAACAACCTTTTTACACTAACATTAATTTGCATGTAAGACAATGACAAGCGAGCGAGAAAGTTGCAAAGCTTTGAGGGATTTCTTATATCAACATGCAAATTGGCAAGTGGGGAAAAAATACCTTCACCATTCCATGAGTGACAAGATGGAATTCCTTTCTGTAAACAAAACAACgtatgcattaaaaaaaaaatctgctctTGGATAATAAACAAACTcaagaaagttttttttcttttttttttttacttacgtATGTCATGTTCAAAAAATTTATCTGCATTTTGTCTGTGAGATTGGTGATAGTGGTTCCCATTTCAACTGCTAAAACCTCATTTTCTAAAACAGTGCTGTTCTTCTTATCCTGAAAAAAtggaacaaataaaaaatagtaaCATGATCCAATATGTAACTATCTACTGTATCATTGAATGTCAAATTAAGATATTTTTCATACCAAAGCCAGATTGAGGAATCGGAGAACAGCTGCAAATGGTATGGTACCATTCGAACTAGCTTTTACAAACGCTTGTTTTGACACTGTGACAGATCTTGAAAACTTAGCCAGAGTCTCTTTGTTTTCAATAATCTGCAGGGAAGAGCACAACAGGTTTGTTGACAAAATCATGTACAGTGCAGTTTTAAAGAATTATGAAACTATTCACTTTTACAGGGTCTAATTATAATCCAGGAAATTACTtagtatttagttttttttgtttgtttttttaatttaggaAACTACTTTGCCTTTTTTCAAATAATGAAACAAAACTTTCTGACCTacttttaaagatttacatcttTACAAACAGATTAGGTAAGTTGGAAAGTATTGAGGGACGCACTAACACATTATTGGTTTTGATCTTTTCATGTGGTATCTAtcttcccatcagcctcagcggTTTTTCGTGTTTAATGCTAATTAGCAAAATTAGCATGCTAGCACACTACACTACAGAaaaatggtgaacatggtatACATTTTACCTATTAAACATTAGCATTTTAGCAAAGTCACttacattagcatttagctcaaagtacTGCTGTGcttacagcctcacagagctgctagcatggcggCAGCCTCAGTCTTTTATTATTAGTCTTGTTACATTTTAACAGATTTAACAGCATGACTCAACATTAAATAGTAAGCTTAAgagtttttgaatattttttgaCGGAGACAGGAGTAATTCCCCCTGCCTCTTTCTGCAGTCTTTTTGTTAAGGTT
It contains:
- the LOC116066350 gene encoding adhesion G-protein coupled receptor G2-like — its product is MVPLVKDRYIINITTNNCFNCDNPVKAPDEKIKLNVTIKIEEGGKLDAAQAAGIMNNMANLATSMTGSSAALTVAEGVTGVLVRQKEAAIVQDISLAYRSSNDSMSIIENKETLAKFSRSVTVSKQAFVKASSNGTIPFAAVLRFLNLALDKKNSTVLENEVLAVEMGTTITNLTDKMQINFLNMTYKGIPSCHSWNGEGSQPNWTDDGCLTIHDGQNITCECSHLTFFAILMSPLNETISTSDLNNLTIITQVGCGLSMFFLCIVLFMHFLLRKTKASNATRILIHLVSAMCLLNFTFLINNFVANMKNSVGCKIMAALMHYFMLATFTWFAVQAFHLCLQIYTGGQIVIRRYILKVSIVSWVLPSVVVIVLLILGKYGEQVIHTNDSEQTAAMCWITDNLVHYIVNIGYYVLVFIFTFTTFIIILSWLFFLKRTRTGQTSTHGKKIVIILGLCCMLGITWGFAFFAYGVLRIPSYYIFTVLNSFQGFFLFIYYYNTSHTGDTTGGASSNKNSVSTNTVKTSLDIFANPYTDPPEKKKKP
- the knstrn gene encoding small kinetochore-associated protein; protein product: MSSKIPRGVQLPAGTKKSGHKPESRDTATVSASANAAQKSDGILKPQNENVPKHLFAPKVHKGISTRYGQQAELKEQNQHLMATNEELQKNLTETQQRVAELELQYSHLEKENTEVQKNLKDCHVLLVSANIDPVLGKIVGEASRNNEDQRKEVMSVSTDLLNELKAFGDTASQQRARLEEIQATMTELTKALQHIKQERENFSLEAAEMEQALKEAEALLL